The DNA region ATCAGCTCCTGCGCCTCCGGTCCCTCCGACTGGATTTGCCAGTGGTGCCCGTCTGGATCCCATGCGTCCATGGAGTATTCACCCTTGGACCGAAACGCCGCGCGCTCATCGCTCGTGTCGTACCCGGCCGCCGCGTATCGTTCCTGCGCCTCATGGTATTGATCCATCGTGAGCCAGAACGCGTGGTGGATGGCACCCGAGTTTGGGCGCTGGGGGACTGGCGTATCGACCTCGAGCAAGACGAGGAGCTGCCCCGTGTTCATTCGAAGAACCGAGTGCGGAGCGGTCTCGGAGAGGACGTTCCGGCCAATTACTTCCAGGCCCGCCACGTCTCGATACCACGCCTCGGAGCGATCGAGATCGCTGACCTCGAGGACCAGATGGCTGAATCCGAAGCCCTCCAGGTCCGCCGTCCCCACCTGGGACGCGTGGCCCGGTAGGAACGCCTTCGGTTCGCCGTCCATTGTCCACCCCACGTCGGAACGCTGGGCCGTGGGATTGCCGCGCATCCCACTACGCGAATTCTACGCACCCCTCTGGCCGTGTTCAACCGCGCCAGGGAGTCAGTCCGTAAAGACGGTCACGGAGTTCGCATTCTGGTTCGTCACGTACACGCGGTGGCGGATGTCGTCGACGGCGACCTGGGCGGGGCCGGCGCCGACGGAGACGGTGCGCACAACGCCATTGGTCGCCCCGTCGATGACGGACACGGTGCCGGACCCCGAGTTCGCGACGTAGACGCGGTTTGTGCTGGGCGCCACCGCGACACCGTCGGGATGATTGCCAACGTGAACCGTGGTCACGACCGAGCTCGTCAGGGTATTCACGACCGAGACTGTCCCGTCAGTGAAGTTCGACGCATAGACGCGATGAGTCTGCGGGTTCACGGCGACGCCCGCGGGGTTGTTTCCGAGCGGGATGGTCTGGAGCACCGTCAGGCCGGCGCCATTCACGACCGCGAGGGTGCAGTCCGTGTAGTTGACGACGTAGGCGTTGCCGGTGATCGGGTCGACCGCAACCGCGACGGGGTTGTTTCCCACAAATACCGAGTTCACCGGGGTATTCGTCGCCCCGTCGACGAGCTGAAGGTGACCCGAAAGGTTGCGGACCACATAGACGAGATTCCGCGTCGGATCGACGTCGACCGCGAAGGGGGCATTTGCCTCGGGCACGACCGTCGCGACCGCGTTGGTGTTGCCGTCGATCACCGGTACCGTGTTCGCTCCGGGATTGGTCACGAACACGTGGTGCGTGGTCGCATTCGCCGCCACAGCCATCGGGCCGCTACCAACGGGAACGTTCGCGATGATCGTGTTGGCCGAGCCATCGATCACAGACACCGTGCCGCCGAGACTGTTGGCGACGTACGCGTGATTGAGGAGCGCGTCGACCGCCACGCCGTAGGGCGAGCTTCCCACGCCGATAGTCTGCGATGTCGAGCCCGTGGTCGGCGTGGGGCTGGGGGTCGGAGTCGAAGAGGGCGAAGCGGTCGTCGGCGTCGAGGTGCGCGTCGGCGTGGCGGTCGGCGGCACGACGCGCGCCGTCTGGGTCGGCGAAACAGCAGGCGTCGATCCGGTCGTGGCCGTGGGCGAGGCCGACGTGATTTCGGTGGGGGCCGAGGTCTGCTCCGGCGTCAGGGTTGGAAACGGGTTCACTGGAGGTGGTGGAGGAGCGGTCTGGCCGCCATACCCGCCCACGTAGATGTTCCGTATGGCGGTTGGCTCCTCGCAGGTAAACAGCTCAAGGACGAAACGGCAGTGCGCCGGCATGTCGAGCGTCGCCGTGGGCGTCTGGGTGGGCGGGGGCGTCAGCGTTGGCTCCCGCGTGCTCGTCGAGCTCGGCGTCGGCGTCACGGTGACCCAGATCGTTTGGCCGTGGTCGTCGATGCAGACGCACGGGCATACACGGGCGCCCGGCTCGACGATCGGCGTCTGGGTGAAGAACGGGTTTCCCGCGAAGAGGTCGCCGTGCGTTGCTCCGTAGAGATCGTCGCCATTCTTCAACCGCTCGATGAAATGGTCCGTGAACTTGGAGCCTTTCGAGACCTGATCGGCGGTCGAGGCGGCGACAATCGTTGTGGCCACGGGTCGCAGGTGCGAGATGGCCGCGCCAGCGTGGCACGCCTGCAGGACGACGGTAAGCTGGCAGCAGTGGATATTGCGTGCGATCATGTCGGCCAGGTCGGCACCGGTGATGTCCATCGCGCCCATGTTCGTGTCGTAGTGGTGGACCTTCACCCACTGACCGTTGATCTTCTCCTTGGCCGTGTAGTCCGAAAGCCCGGCGTGCGCGATGACGTAGAGGAAGAGCGTATCGCATGGCTGGAGCTGGCGCCCAACGCCAGCCATGAAGTTCTCGACCTCCTTGCGCTGGCGCTCCTGATCGCCGTTGACGTACCACGTGCTCGGGACATACCGCGGGTCCCCTGGCTGGAATGGCGAGTAGGGCAGCTCCTCATTCGGGCGCTGGGGCCGCAGCCGAAATGTCGGCATGCCGCCCTCGAACGTGGACAGGAACTGCCCGACGCTGTCCGCCTCCGTGCGGAACTCGAAGTCGCGGTCGAGAACGAGGATGGCCGCGTAGTGCCGCGCAATAGGACACGTGGATCCGGTCAGCGTGTCCACCTTTGGGACAGAGGCCGCGTAGACCATGTGCGGAGCGATGTCGCCAGGGGTAGCTGACGCCGCAGAAGCGGTGAGCTTCGGTCTTGCTTCTTCGCTGCCCGCCGCCACCTCAGGCTTCGCGGGTGACAGGGCATCCCCCGCGATGATCCGCTCGGGTGCCGAGTCGCGAGCGTCGCTCGTGTCCCAGACCTGCTGGTCGTTAATGGTCGGCCACCAATCAGCGGGAACGACGGCGTACGCGCCGGTCGACCGATCGGCAAAGACGAAGCGGGTGTCGTGCCCGAAGCGCGGATTGCTCGGCTGATCGTCAATCCATGCGAACCATGCGTCCTGGATGGCGGCGGAGCGAGGAATCTGACCGAGGGGCCAGACGCGCCGGTCCCGCGCGGCCACCCGGTCCCCTGGTGAGACGCGCTCCGGCCAAACGTACACGGCGGCCTCGCCCTGCGGATCCAGGAGCTGCTCGCGGACGAGGCGCGCCACATCGTCGCGGGAAAGTCCTTCAGCCCCTACGCCGGTCGCCTGGCCCGATTCCACGACGCAGACGCGATTCGTCCAGTCCAGCATCTCACGCGCAACGGCCGAAAAATCCTCGCCCCGCAGCACGTCTGGGAGGGTAAGGACCGAATCCGGCGAGATGGTGACGTTCGGGATAAGCTTGGCCATCGCTTCCAGATTCGCGCGCGCCACCTCTACCTGCGCGCCGACCCCTGCGTAATAGGTTGCGACCATTCGCGACGCGGCGGCGTCGCCACAGTCACGCGCGGTCGCCCCTTCCGCGCCGAGATTGGCGCTCGCTTCGACGAGCCCGATCTCCGCCTGGTTGATCGCCCTGCGGGCATTGGCGAGCAGATCGAACGCGTCCCGGTCGCGCGACGAGAAGAAGCGGCCGCGATTCTCCGCGACGAGCGCATCGATCGCGAGACCCTTTCGCTGGAGCGCGCCCATGGAGATGTCGCCCGTGAAACGGCCCTCGATGGCGTCCAGGTCCTGTTGGCCGTCGGCGAACGTGTAGGCGCGAGCCTGCGAAAGGACCGGGCTCGCCTGCGAGAGCACCCCCAGCGCGCCACTCAACAGGACGGCGATCGCGACGAACGCCGCAATAGACGGTGGCTGAGCGAAGCGACCTCGGACTCGCATCGTCTCCTCCTCGGTTCGAGACCCACGGATTCGTCACGTGGCCCAACCGGGGCCGAGTCGGATCGTTTCACGCGACCGATAAGTCAGATACCGAACTGGACGGCCCAGTGCGAAGGCACAATTGTTACGACACGTCATCAAAAATTCAAGCAGCTCCAGATCCTGAGCAGGCTGATAGCCCTGGACGGGCGGGCAGGCCAGGCCTACGATAGAGACTCGGCCGATGGGGAGCTGTGCGGTCTAATGGTTGCGCGCTTGGTCATTGGCCAGGGGAGGCTGGAAATGCGTCAGTCGGCACAGAACGCGTGGATTTCCCTCGGACTGGCTTTACTGCTGGCCGGTTGCGCGGCAGGCGCGCCGCGAGGCCAGACCGCCGCCACGGACCTGCCGCAGGCGAGCGCAAGGAAGCAGATCGTCGCCGGCATCTTGTCCCAGCCGGCCGGCTTTTTCCACGAGATGACCAATCCCACCGGGACGCCCAGCAGCGTGCCAGGGTTACAGGAAACCTATCAGCTCGTGAACGCCACGCTGTCATATACCGATCTTGCCTCAAATCGCCACGCCTGGCTCGCCGAGGACGTGCCCTCGACGGATAACGGGCTCTGGACCGTCCACCCGGACGGACGCATGGACACGACCTGGCGAATTCGGAAGGGTGTCCGCTGGCACGACGGTGAGCCGATGACCTCCGACGACCTCCGCTTCACCATGGACGTCTACCGGGACAAGGATTCCGGCGTCCTCACCATCCCCGAGCTGGCCCTGGTCGAGAGTGTCGACACGCCGGATGCCCAGACGATCGTGGTCCACTGGCGGCGGCCTCTGATTAGCGCCGATTCGATGTTCGGCGGAGGGATTGCCATGTGGCCACTGCCGCAGCACGTCCTCGATCAGCCGTTTCGGGACAACAAAGACGGCTTCCTCGGGCTGTCCTACTGGCGGGGCGATTTCGTTGGGACTGGGCCCTTTAAGGTGGAGGAGTGGGTTACGGACAGCCACATCGTCCTGGTGGCCAACGACGACTATGTGCTGGGCCGCCCGCGCATCGACCAGGTCGTGGTCCGCTTCTTCAGCGAGCGCTCGGCCTTCGTCGCCGCCATTTTGGCCAGCGCGATCCAACTCCCTCTTGGGCGCGGTCTGTACCCCGAGGACGTCATGCAGGTCCGCGAGGCCGGGCACGACATCAAGACGCAGCTCTCCGGTCCTCTCGGGAACCTCGCCCCCGTCTACCCGCAGTTCATGAATCCAGATCCGCCGATCGTCGCGAACGTCAACTTCCGGCGGGCGCTGCTCATGGCGATCGACCGCCAGGAAATGACGGAAACGCTGAACTACGGACTCAGCCCCGTTGCGCAGTCCTGGGTGCAGCCGGACATTCCCGAAGGGCGAGCGGTCGAGGACAGCATCGTCCGCTACGACTACAACCTGCGCGCCGCGAGCCAGATGATCCAGGACCTCGGATACACGAAGGACCCTGACGGAATGTTCCGCGACTCGAGTGGGGCGCTGCTGTCGGTCTCACTGAAAACCCATACCCAGAATTCGGCTCACCAGCCCGGCACGCTCGCCGTTGCCCGCTACTGGAAGGCGGCGGGAATCGACGTCCAGCTCGAGATCCTCGGTGCTGAAGCGGCCCACGACCTGAAGTGGCGCGCCGAATATCCGGCGTTCTTCTTCATCATCCGCGGTTTGCGCATCGATCACCCGGATCAGAACTTCGCCACCAAGGTGATTCCAACGTCGGACAATCACTACGTAGGCGGGAATGTCGCCCGCTTCGGGTCGGCCGAGGCGGACGGATACATCGATCGCTACCTTCGCACGATTCCATTTGGCGAGCGGACGGCCGCGCTTGCCGATCTCGTCCACCTGCAAACCGATCAGGTCACGATGATGCCCCTCTTTTTCCAGGGCGCGGCCTACGTTGTGGGGGCAAACAATATCCAGAACGTGAACGCCGGCACGGCCGGGACGGGACAGGCGTGGAACGCGTACCAGTGGGACATGAGCTGAGCCGGCCGACGGTGCGTCAGCGCGGCCGGGGCCGCAACGACGCCACATTCGGGCACGTCGAGTTTGACCGTGTTCGCCATCCCGGGTAGACTCGCGAATCAGGAGCCGGCGAAGACGATCGACTCTGGCACACGGAGGGAGGTGCACGATGGCCAAGATTCGACACGTCGCGTTCATGATCAAGGAGCCCGCCAAGGTTCGCGACTACTATCAGCAGGCATTCGGGTTCGAGCAGTGCTATTCGTCGGCAAGCGGCGCCTTTATGGTGATGGACGGCACCTTCAACCTTGCCCTTCTGCCGATTCGAGAGGGTGAATCCGAAGTCGTCGGCACGCACCGTGCCGATGGCGGTGAGGCCGACCAGCGGCTGGGCATCAACCACTTCGGGTTCGTCGTCGACAGCGTGGACGAGGCGCTCAGCCGTATCGGGCACGACCTGAAGCACGGAGTCAATCCGCAGGACGGGCGCCCCGCCGAGATGCGCGTCTACGATCCGTGGGGGAACGCCTTCGACCTTTCGTCCCGCGGCTTCTTTGGACGCGAGGAGGTCAAGCTGCCGGCCGTGCGCCAGGTTGTGATCCAGACGGACCGCCCAGCCGAGGTTGCGGAGTTTTACAAGGACAAGCTCGAGTTGGGCGAGGAAGGCCGCGGGGCGGACGGATCGGTATACCTGAGCGATGGGCTCATCCACATGGCGCTCGTTCAGGAGGGCCTCACCAGCAAACAGGGCGTGCAGTACATCGGCATCCAGGTCGACGATTGGCAGACGACGGCCGATCGGTTCCGCTCGATCGGGCAGACGTTGCGAATTCCCAGCAATCCGAACGCGGAGGTCACCGTTCGAGACCCAGAAGGCAACTTGCTGGTGCTTTCGCAGAAAGGTTGGGGCGCATAACCGGCCTCTCATAGACTGTGATCCGGTTGCAACACCGAACAAGTGGTCACAGTCGGTACTATCGAGTTGCCACCGCCGCCCAGGGCAGACGTTCCCTTCTCCGAGCTGCCCTCTCCACTGGGCGGCCGGTGGCCAAAGCCAAACGGGGGTGGACTCCAAATCGGGTCCATCCCCGTTTTCATGGTGGCTCGGCAGGTGTTCCACGCATCCAAAGTTGCGGTCCGTGGTACTATCGCGCATCGACGTTCCAGCGACTGCGCGAATCGTCCTCGCGCGACCGGAGGAGGGAACACGTGGCCGAAAAGGTAACGATCCAGACCCTGCACGAGATGAAACGCCAGCGACAGCGAATCGCGGCCGCCGTCGTCTACGAAGCGCAGATGGCCCAGATCATGGACCGAGCCGGAGCTGACGTGCTGTCCGTCGGCGACAGCGTTTCGCGAACCTTTCTCGGGATCGAGGATGAGTCCGAGTTCACCGTCGAGAAGATGGCGCCGTTCTGCCGCGCCGTCGCGCGCGCCGCGAAACGCGCCCTGGTGAATTGCGACATGCCCGGCTCGGCAGTGAACGCGGGCCCGAAAGCGGCGGCGGAGGCCGCCCGGCGCCTCGCTGGCGAAGGCGCCGAGATGGTCAAGGTCGACATCCGCGAAGACATGGACAGGCTCTTCCCGGTCGTCCTCGGCGTGATCGATAGCGGCGTCGTCCCTGTCTATCCCCAAATCGGCTTCACAGCCTGGTGGGAGCGTCATGGCGGCGACGACGTCGTCGACCTCATCACCGCCAAGGCGAAGGCGCTCGAGGACGCGGGCGCGGTGATGATCGACCTGACAGCGGTGACCGCCGAGGTCTACGAGGCCGCGTCCAAGGCGGTACGCATCCCGGTCATCGGCGGACAGTCCGGACCGGAGGCTGACGGAAAGATCTACGTCAGCTATTCCCTCGTCGGGTACCAGGCCGCCTTACTCGACAAAGAGGACGGCGGGCAAACTGCCGCCCGCTTCATCTTCGACATCGGCAACAAGGCCATCGCGAACGTGCATGCGGGAACGTTCGCGTCGTAGCTGGCAACGGCGGCAAGATTTCACGGGGCCCCAATGAAAACTCTCGTCGTAGAAGATAGCGAGTTCATGGGCAGGATCCTGCAGCGCGCGCTGCGGGAGCGGGGACACGACGTGGTGCTGTGCACCAGCGCGGAAGAGGCGTGGGAGCAATGCATGAACCACGAGTTCCCCCTGATCCTCTCCGACTGGATGCTTCCGGGAATGGATGGTCTCGAGCTATGCCGGAGGATCCGCGGCCTGCCCTGGGGCGACCGCAGCGTGATCTTGATCGTCACCGGTCGCAGCGACGCCAGCGATTTGTCCGCGGTCCTCGACGCAGGCGCGAGCGACTATCTCCCGAAACCGCTGACGCCCGAGCTGTTCCAGGTCCGACTCGCCATCGCCGAGCGCCAGGCGGACGACAGTGCCGCCCGCCGGCTTGCCGAGGCTCAGCTCGTCGAGGCTCGCGCGGCCGCGGCTGAGTCGGCGGCGTGGCGGGAGCTGAGCCGACAGCAGCGCCTGATGATCAACGTCATCTCCCACGAGCTGAACACCCCCCTCTCCGCAATCCTCGGATTCAGCGAGCTGCTCCTCGACCGGGATCTTGTGCCCGACCTGAAGGAGCAGATCGCGGCGATCCACGACGGAGCAACCCGACTCAACACGTTGGTGCGGAGCATCGTCGATCTCTCGCTGCTCGATAGCGGAGAGGCGAAGATCGACATCCAGACCATCGACCTCGGAACCGCGATTCCGGAATGGGCGACCGAGCTGGCGTGCGAGCCCCGGCTCCGGGTGCAGGTCGAAGCCGACCTCCCACCCGTCCAGGGCGACTGGTCGCGCCTCCGACAGGCCGTCCACCACCTC from Chloroflexota bacterium includes:
- a CDS encoding VOC family protein encodes the protein MDGEPKAFLPGHASQVGTADLEGFGFSHLVLEVSDLDRSEAWYRDVAGLEVIGRNVLSETAPHSVLRMNTGQLLVLLEVDTPVPQRPNSGAIHHAFWLTMDQYHEAQERYAAAGYDTSDERAAFRSKGEYSMDAWDPDGHHWQIQSEGPEAQELIKPGVGVVECGPVEQFPVGSVTSFGAGNFFLVHAEEGFLALSRWCRHRNGILAHQPEHWRFFCNFHGATYNYCGDHTGHMRDVPPLRMNPVTVGDDGIVRVDTDVVVERDEDEAPPYAVAPLAAAGQHFPARREDG
- a CDS encoding YncE family protein, which gives rise to MRVRGRFAQPPSIAAFVAIAVLLSGALGVLSQASPVLSQARAYTFADGQQDLDAIEGRFTGDISMGALQRKGLAIDALVAENRGRFFSSRDRDAFDLLANARRAINQAEIGLVEASANLGAEGATARDCGDAAASRMVATYYAGVGAQVEVARANLEAMAKLIPNVTISPDSVLTLPDVLRGEDFSAVAREMLDWTNRVCVVESGQATGVGAEGLSRDDVARLVREQLLDPQGEAAVYVWPERVSPGDRVAARDRRVWPLGQIPRSAAIQDAWFAWIDDQPSNPRFGHDTRFVFADRSTGAYAVVPADWWPTINDQQVWDTSDARDSAPERIIAGDALSPAKPEVAAGSEEARPKLTASAASATPGDIAPHMVYAASVPKVDTLTGSTCPIARHYAAILVLDRDFEFRTEADSVGQFLSTFEGGMPTFRLRPQRPNEELPYSPFQPGDPRYVPSTWYVNGDQERQRKEVENFMAGVGRQLQPCDTLFLYVIAHAGLSDYTAKEKINGQWVKVHHYDTNMGAMDITGADLADMIARNIHCCQLTVVLQACHAGAAISHLRPVATTIVAASTADQVSKGSKFTDHFIERLKNGDDLYGATHGDLFAGNPFFTQTPIVEPGARVCPCVCIDDHGQTIWVTVTPTPSSTSTREPTLTPPPTQTPTATLDMPAHCRFVLELFTCEEPTAIRNIYVGGYGGQTAPPPPPVNPFPTLTPEQTSAPTEITSASPTATTGSTPAVSPTQTARVVPPTATPTRTSTPTTASPSSTPTPSPTPTTGSTSQTIGVGSSPYGVAVDALLNHAYVANSLGGTVSVIDGSANTIIANVPVGSGPMAVAANATTHHVFVTNPGANTVPVIDGNTNAVATVVPEANAPFAVDVDPTRNLVYVVRNLSGHLQLVDGATNTPVNSVFVGNNPVAVAVDPITGNAYVVNYTDCTLAVVNGAGLTVLQTIPLGNNPAGVAVNPQTHRVYASNFTDGTVSVVNTLTSSVVTTVHVGNHPDGVAVAPSTNRVYVANSGSGTVSVIDGATNGVVRTVSVGAGPAQVAVDDIRHRVYVTNQNANSVTVFTD
- a CDS encoding ABC transporter substrate-binding protein — protein: MRQSAQNAWISLGLALLLAGCAAGAPRGQTAATDLPQASARKQIVAGILSQPAGFFHEMTNPTGTPSSVPGLQETYQLVNATLSYTDLASNRHAWLAEDVPSTDNGLWTVHPDGRMDTTWRIRKGVRWHDGEPMTSDDLRFTMDVYRDKDSGVLTIPELALVESVDTPDAQTIVVHWRRPLISADSMFGGGIAMWPLPQHVLDQPFRDNKDGFLGLSYWRGDFVGTGPFKVEEWVTDSHIVLVANDDYVLGRPRIDQVVVRFFSERSAFVAAILASAIQLPLGRGLYPEDVMQVREAGHDIKTQLSGPLGNLAPVYPQFMNPDPPIVANVNFRRALLMAIDRQEMTETLNYGLSPVAQSWVQPDIPEGRAVEDSIVRYDYNLRAASQMIQDLGYTKDPDGMFRDSSGALLSVSLKTHTQNSAHQPGTLAVARYWKAAGIDVQLEILGAEAAHDLKWRAEYPAFFFIIRGLRIDHPDQNFATKVIPTSDNHYVGGNVARFGSAEADGYIDRYLRTIPFGERTAALADLVHLQTDQVTMMPLFFQGAAYVVGANNIQNVNAGTAGTGQAWNAYQWDMS
- a CDS encoding VOC family protein, translated to MAKIRHVAFMIKEPAKVRDYYQQAFGFEQCYSSASGAFMVMDGTFNLALLPIREGESEVVGTHRADGGEADQRLGINHFGFVVDSVDEALSRIGHDLKHGVNPQDGRPAEMRVYDPWGNAFDLSSRGFFGREEVKLPAVRQVVIQTDRPAEVAEFYKDKLELGEEGRGADGSVYLSDGLIHMALVQEGLTSKQGVQYIGIQVDDWQTTADRFRSIGQTLRIPSNPNAEVTVRDPEGNLLVLSQKGWGA
- a CDS encoding 3-methyl-2-oxobutanoate hydroxymethyltransferase, coding for MAEKVTIQTLHEMKRQRQRIAAAVVYEAQMAQIMDRAGADVLSVGDSVSRTFLGIEDESEFTVEKMAPFCRAVARAAKRALVNCDMPGSAVNAGPKAAAEAARRLAGEGAEMVKVDIREDMDRLFPVVLGVIDSGVVPVYPQIGFTAWWERHGGDDVVDLITAKAKALEDAGAVMIDLTAVTAEVYEAASKAVRIPVIGGQSGPEADGKIYVSYSLVGYQAALLDKEDGGQTAARFIFDIGNKAIANVHAGTFAS
- a CDS encoding response regulator — encoded protein: MKTLVVEDSEFMGRILQRALRERGHDVVLCTSAEEAWEQCMNHEFPLILSDWMLPGMDGLELCRRIRGLPWGDRSVILIVTGRSDASDLSAVLDAGASDYLPKPLTPELFQVRLAIAERQADDSAARRLAEAQLVEARAAAAESAAWRELSRQQRLMINVISHELNTPLSAILGFSELLLDRDLVPDLKEQIAAIHDGATRLNTLVRSIVDLSLLDSGEAKIDIQTIDLGTAIPEWATELACEPRLRVQVEADLPPVQGDWSRLRQAVHHL